The Candidatus Poribacteria bacterium genome includes a window with the following:
- a CDS encoding magnesium chelatase subunit D family protein has protein sequence MRSVLPFTAIVGQERLKKALILNAVNPNLRGVLIKGERGTAKSTAVRALADLLPDIEVVADCPFNCHPTDRSMQCGLCAERAEAGEELPVIRRKMRVVDLPLGATEDRIAGTLDIEKALKEGIKALQPGLLAEANRGILYIDEINLLEDHLVDVLLDAAAMGVNVVEREGISVSHPARFILVGTMNPEEGELRPQLLDRIGLSVEVRGSREIEERKRIIEVVEEFESDPVEFARRWEPRQRKLRDRIVKAKEMLPQVRISDEMLGKIAKMCVELEVDGHRADILIARCARTIAAYDLREEVSEGDIREAASFVLPHRLKTDPFEEPPDIEEILDQVMNDEPEERENEEEDEDDKEDKGGGGGGNGGERRFDIGRALKPQINPKRDRKLRVGHGRRAKSISTGSGKYVKPRMPRRSESDIALDATLRAAALRSSGNGFRVEREDLRVKVRERRVSAAIAFVVDASGSMGVQRRMEVAKGVVMELLRESYQKRDKVAFVAFRDEGAQLVMPFTSSLTLAAKKLMEVPTGGKTPLAAGIKRGLEVLRSEINRNPHEYPIMMLVSDGRANVPIKEKIGAEIRGLAERIRKEGIHLVIIDGEDGFLKVGYNDLIEEIAGGERYKLDELRSKNFRSYYR, from the coding sequence ATGAGATCCGTTCTGCCGTTTACAGCGATAGTCGGTCAGGAGAGGCTGAAGAAGGCGTTGATACTTAACGCCGTAAACCCCAACCTGAGAGGCGTTCTGATTAAAGGCGAAAGGGGCACGGCGAAATCCACCGCCGTCAGGGCTCTCGCCGATCTTCTGCCCGATATAGAGGTGGTGGCGGATTGCCCTTTCAACTGTCACCCAACCGATAGATCGATGCAATGCGGTTTATGCGCCGAAAGGGCCGAGGCGGGCGAGGAATTGCCCGTCATCCGGCGTAAGATGAGGGTCGTCGATCTCCCCCTTGGTGCGACAGAGGATAGAATAGCCGGCACCCTGGACATCGAAAAGGCGCTCAAGGAGGGGATAAAGGCGCTTCAACCTGGACTGCTCGCCGAGGCCAACCGGGGGATACTATACATAGATGAGATCAACCTCCTGGAGGATCACCTCGTGGACGTGCTTCTGGACGCCGCCGCGATGGGCGTGAACGTGGTGGAGAGGGAGGGGATATCGGTATCACATCCCGCAAGGTTCATCCTGGTCGGCACGATGAATCCGGAAGAGGGGGAGCTCAGACCGCAGCTACTGGATAGAATCGGCCTGAGCGTCGAGGTGAGAGGCAGCAGGGAGATAGAGGAGAGAAAAAGGATAATCGAGGTGGTCGAGGAGTTCGAGTCCGACCCGGTTGAGTTCGCCCGAAGGTGGGAACCTCGACAGAGAAAACTGAGAGATCGAATTGTGAAGGCCAAGGAGATGCTGCCGCAGGTGAGGATCTCAGATGAGATGTTGGGGAAGATAGCTAAGATGTGCGTCGAACTCGAGGTTGACGGTCACCGTGCCGATATCCTCATCGCCAGATGCGCCAGAACCATAGCCGCATATGATCTGAGGGAGGAGGTGTCAGAAGGGGATATCAGGGAGGCCGCCTCCTTCGTCCTTCCTCACAGGCTTAAAACCGATCCGTTCGAGGAACCGCCCGATATAGAGGAGATCCTCGATCAGGTGATGAATGACGAACCGGAAGAGCGGGAAAATGAGGAGGAGGACGAGGACGATAAGGAGGATAAGGGCGGGGGAGGCGGAGGAAATGGTGGGGAGAGGAGGTTCGACATAGGACGGGCCCTCAAACCCCAGATCAACCCGAAGAGGGACAGAAAACTCAGGGTAGGACACGGCAGACGGGCCAAGTCGATCTCCACTGGCTCGGGGAAATACGTCAAGCCTAGGATGCCCAGACGGAGCGAGAGCGATATCGCCCTGGACGCAACACTCAGAGCCGCAGCCCTCAGATCTTCAGGGAACGGTTTCAGGGTTGAAAGGGAGGATCTGAGGGTGAAGGTGAGGGAAAGACGGGTTTCAGCGGCCATAGCCTTTGTGGTGGACGCATCCGGATCGATGGGCGTTCAGAGGAGAATGGAGGTGGCGAAGGGAGTGGTGATGGAGCTTTTGAGGGAATCCTATCAGAAGAGGGATAAGGTCGCATTCGTCGCGTTCAGGGATGAGGGAGCACAGCTCGTCATGCCGTTTACCTCCAGCCTTACCCTCGCTGCTAAGAAGCTGATGGAGGTTCCCACCGGAGGGAAGACGCCGTTGGCCGCCGGGATTAAAAGGGGCCTGGAGGTTCTGCGCTCGGAGATCAATAGGAACCCACATGAATATCCGATCATGATGCTCGTCTCGGACGGCAGGGCGAACGTCCCGATCAAGGAGAAGATCGGCGCCGAGATAAGGGGACTGGCCGAAAGGATAAGAAAGGAGGGAATACACCTGGTCATAATCGACGGCGAAGACGGCTTCCTAAAGGTGGGATATAACGACCTCATCGAGGAGATCGCCGGTGGGGAGAGGTATAAACTGGATGAACTCAGGTCAAAAAACTTTCGCTCATATTATCGCTGA